In Myripristis murdjan chromosome 18, fMyrMur1.1, whole genome shotgun sequence, the sequence aaaacaacaaacaaacaaacaaaactacggaagccctaaagggccatacataaatatattttatttcctccgttttctcgtgataacgagataattttcctccgttttcccgtgataacgagataaatttcctccgttttctcgtgataacgagataattttcctccgttttctcgtgataacgagatattttccctccgttttgaatgaatgaatgaaacgtgataggcctgagatttccatcatacgtgacatgtcatgctgactgacgtctccttggacacataaagcaggggtcaccaatcacgtgccatggagggccgagaggttgcaggttttcattccaaccaagacctccaccaggtgatttcactgatcacctggtggaggtcttggttggaatgaaaacctgcagcctctcggccctccatggcacgtgattggtgacccctgacataaagcataaagctatttcagcctgtgtcaggccttgattgaacagataagtgatgcagtgatcaatactctcctgctcctctgacattgctacactgactgatgtttcctgcaataatttaataagacaatcgctttgttttctcgagatctcgatttaattatctcgttatcacgacaaaacggaggaaaattatctcgttatcacgagaaaacggaggaaatttatctcgttatcacgagaaaacggaggaaataaaatatatgtatgtatggccctttagggcttccgtacaaaacatcaaaatgaaataaaaataaatactaattaAAGATGCAAATActaaggaaggaaggaaggaagctgAGTTGCAGCTCCTGGAGTTTGGCCACATTGTGATTTCAGTTATATTTTAATAAACTGTTCTGCTCTATTTCaactggatttaaaaaaaaaaaaaaaaaaaaaaaaaaacattgatcaagCAGATTATTTTCTAGCCTTCACTGTAAATGTTGTGCACGCTCATGACAACTGagtgcacacattttaattttctcatttttttctgattctaaCGTTAGAATTAGAATCAGTTTCttaaattatttataaaaaagTTATTTGGAATTtagcataaataaaaatatatttatgctAAATTCCAAataacttttttgtattttatttattgttattgttattattttattttatttttttttttttttttaagggaatttttcctttttggcacttgtttttcttttgttaatgtatttatttgcaattttccaagtcatttttttctgtgctccGTCCTTCATGGCTGACCTGGTGTGAAGCCTCCAGAGGTTTAACAAAAACCAAACGGTCCAAAAAGGCACAGGAACGAGCCGtgttcacacacaaaacagggtgGACTGCCCCTTTAGTCGCTGTCGCTGTCACtgtcgctctcctcctcctcctcctcgtcctcttcgTCGCCTCCTGCCTCCTTCTTGTCGGGCTCCTCCTGCAGGCCGGAGAAGAAGTCGTCGTCCCCGAGGGCCTTCTTGCTGAGGGCCTTCAGCCGCCcgcccttcctcttcctcttgcgGTAGTCGCTGACCGTCATGGCGGCCAGCGAGGAAACGTCCCAGAAGCTGAGCAGCTGATCGTGGCCGCAGCTCGCCAGCAGCCGCGAGTCGGCCGACGTCACGATCTCCTCGATGGGCTCGCCGACGTGCTGTCCGACGCAGCCGAGCACGCGGTTCGGGAGGAGGCTGACGGCCCTGcggacacagaggaagaggaggatgaggaggaggaagaggctgagcaaacacacactcaactgtcaggggctgttttgttttctttctcttttttttaatatttatttgcaaaatttcaagtaattttttaaatcatttctctgaaatatttttcaagtttttttttttatttatttgcaaattttcaggtaattttttaaCTATTTCTCTGATAGTTTCTCAAGTTTTTCTATATTGGCAGATTTTCAGATAAATTTTCAGGcaattttttaaagtatttctCTGATAATTTCTCaagttttttaatatttatttgcaaattttcaggtaattttttttaactatttctCTGATAGTTTCTCAAGTTTTTCTATATTTGCAGATTTTCAGATAAAATTTCAggcaattttttaaaactatttttctgaTAATTTCTCAAGTTTTTTAATACttatttgcaaattttcagatAAATTTTCTGACTAATTTTCAGagaatttttcatttaaaaaaaaaatcacttcttgCTGAACATTTTTAGCTTCTTTTTTGGGCAAATTTTCTGGGCTAAttggtaaaagtttttttttttaattattatttatttatatgcaaatgtccaaattgttttttgttttgtttttgctactgGATAATTTCTCATTCTTTGTTTGACcaacaaaattaattaattaaataatttatatatttattcagagttttttgtgctaattttctgataatttcatgttttttatatatttattaataatttatgttttgattattttttgcaatttttttcagttaattatGCAGGTGTGGACAGCCTGACAGTGAGACTTTATTTCTAAACGACATCTGGTGGCTTTGGTCGCCATAGATACAGGATCAACATGTCTGaacacctctgacctctgacctctgacagctgcagtggaaacacacagagcataaAAATCATACTACCACTGATTTACAGGTTTTGGGTTTTGGGgctaattttctagtaattttcttgtatatttaaaaaataaaaattctggagattttttttttaatttgcaattttCCCAGTaattttctcatattttatttttttactaatgtttttgtaattctttgctatttgacttttttcctcatgttgttAAAGAAAttaagagaatctgctcaggtttttcAAAGTGTACATGTATTTTGGCGACACTGGCCTTTGGGTAAAACTTGGAGGCCAGAAACTCCTGAGGCCGGGCTGCACCAACAGGGATTAAATCTAAATCCGAGATTAAATCAAGGTTCATCTGTTGGTCCTGCTGCTCCAAACTTTAAACCCAGCTGGAAAAATAACCAGGGTTACATTTCAGGCCTGGTTTGCGGTGCAGTTTCACTATAATCTCAGGGATTATAAATCTGAGTAAATCTGTTGTAACAAGTGGAAAGCAGCCTCACCGGATGAAGCCGTCCATGGAGGCGACGCACATGATGCTGTCGGTGACGGGCGCGATGCAGTCCACCGACTCGGCCTTGAGGGCGAAGCGGTCGCTCGTGGCGCCGAAGCCGTTCCAGTTGAAGATGTAGACGGTGCCCTCGCTGGAGCCGCACACCACCTTCCTGCCGCGCTTCATCACCGCCACCGAGGTCAGGTCGCCGCTCTGGAACTCCGACAGCAGCTCGAAGCGCCGCCGCTTCAGGTTGAACACGCCCATCGTCCCGTCGCCGCTGCGGGGGGGGCGgagccagaggagagagaggggaggggctcACGTTACGCAAAGTGACATGAAGCGACTCGGAAATCTCGTCTGTAGATTGTTTTGTAAGTGCACAATATCGTTTGTTAGTTTTCGTAACACTAACAGACattgagtgacacacacacacacacacacacacacacacacacacacagtgttgaaCAGAATACATCAGATGATTTttaagaccccatgaaatgaatgaaatggactcttagtgtcttgatttgatgtatttcctgtctATCTCAATTTAGGAGAGAAAcccgcttttattttgaagggacaggtggattaGAGAGAGACCCTGCGTTCCAAAAtcacatacttctactttttactttgagtatgtactgcagctgcccttacaaagtatgcagtgtagtatgcagtatgcatgtgtgtgcatactgttGGGACACACTCCATCCGTCCTCCCTGACCTtcgaccctctcgctcactccCGCCGCCgcccgtagcgccacatttgaatgttgttgtcaaaatgtttatatatgtgggcgtggcttgtgcacgcagctcagtcagtgccatGTAAAgtccgctgtgcaaaggattgtgggtcagaatagccagagcagcatgctgacatgcagactgagaaatctgaccggatatagtagaacatcctggtactcttggcatactgcatctgacatactatgtattgggacatactcattctttttcttgcatactaaatagtatggtagtatgagtactGGAAAGCAGGGGATGTTTACAGATGTGTGAAGGCTTGATTggtttaaatttgaatttacaaCCACTGAGAAGGAAGTGCAGGTCGtgtgaggtcgtttcatggGGGCTTTAATTTTTGGAGgcctttattgtgaaaggaCCTGGCCGTGAGCAGGATCCTCTTGTTCTGGTCCacggtgatgtcactgatgtagTCGTCATGGTGCTTCAGATCCATGACGGACGTTCCCTTCCTCATGTCCCagacctgcagcacacacacacacacacacacacacacacacacacacacacacacacacacacacactgttattctcctagaggtcattTTACACAGTGACGTCCAGTTTGATTCGATTTGTAGTTGTGGTACCAGTAGTAGTGGTACATAAaggtaatggtagtagtagaagtagtggtAGTGTAATACTAGCGGCAGTAGTAACAGAAGAAGCAATTGTAGTAATACTTCTCCTGTAATAGTAGAAGTAGCAGCActtgtagtagtggtagcagtagtagttgttgtagtaccAGTAGTATATAAaagtactagtagtagcagaagAAGGTGTAACTGTAGTAGTAGAGACAGTAATACCAGTATTATACTAGCAGTAGCAGAAGTActaatattagtagtagtactagtgtaatagtagtagtagcagtggtagtaatGATAGTAGCTGTAGTTATTGTACTGCCAGTAGTACCTAAGagtaatagtattagtagtGACAGTAGTgttatagtaataatagtagtagtaacagtagtagtagttgtagatgtaacagtagtagtaatagtagcagtaacagtagccgtagtagtagtagtagtagtggtagcagtagcagtagcagtagtagtagtagtagtggtagtagtagtagtagtggtagcagtagcagtactagcagtagtagtagtagtagaagcagtacTACTACATTTACGTCACACCTTCAGCGTGCCTGCGTCATCTCCGGTCGCCACGATGTTTTCGTCCACCGGAAGCAGCGCGTTGATGGGCGCCGCGTGCGCTTTGTGGATGCGCGTGAGCAGCGCGCCGCGCTCCGCGTCCAGCACGTGCAGCGCCTTGTCTTTGGACACGCTCAGCAGCTTCCCGCCGTCCGGGGAGAACCGCACGCTGCGGCACGACTTCCGGTGGTGGCCCGACGACCACAGCTCGCGGGTCTCCCCCTCCGTGCACGAGTACGAGAACGCGTACACGTCCCCGTCCACGTCCCCGCACGCCACCACGCGCGCGCTCGGGTGGAAGGCCACCGAGTTGGCGATCGCCTCCAGCCGGATGTCCTCCGGGGTGTCCCGCACCCGCGGCGCTGCGGGCTCCCCCGCGTCCTCATCCGAGTCCGGGTCCGGATCGGGAGccgggtccgggtccgggtctCCCGGCTCTGTGTCTGCGGTGTTTTGCGggtctgttctgtctgtttctgcGGGCTCTGGCACCGCACAAACAACTTCAGCGTGCTCAGTGGGCGCCgccatgttgtttttgtcgTCTTTTTCGTGTCTGGCAGTGTAGACTCTTCTGGGCGCCTTACTGCCCCCCTCAGGACAAAATTGAactagatagagatagatagatagatagatagatagatagatagatagatagatagatagatagatagatagatagatagatacttcatcccgaaggaaattcacagttttcagcagtatccacagagtacaagattaagtaaatcaaaaataaagaataagtaaatcaaaaataaagaataaaagatcacacccgagatctaaagatctaagtaccaatgtgcaaaaaaacccaaTAAAAACACGGCCGCTCTGATCCTTGGATCATGTGCGGCGTATCAGGGACACTGTAGGAGTAAATaatcacaaaattaaaattaaatgtacaAGCTGTCCATatagtctctttacaatttaacaaatttattacaaaagcaaatgaatagacaaatctgtggaaattattacaaaatgaggagtagatattgaagtttttgtGCCTCATGTAACACACCTCTACATGGGGaacattagttgcacgaagcaaaTCAAGACAGGACTCGATTTCCTGCCATGtttgctgcagcagagcctcatcagtggtggcaatggcatcagtgatctttagCTTCATGTCGTTGATGTtcagtgtgattaaaaactttgataaccactgagtacatagaacaaatctgattaacatatctcatcagttgcttttgtaatagattttttaaattataaagacACTTGACACCCTGTATATTTCTAAGGTGTCTCTCCATCTGTGTTGCTGGGCACTGGAGCTGCTGATCCACAAGCTGTGCACCAATAATCAATAATTGATCTAATCAGTGCTCAATATATCAATGCTGATGAGTCAATGAGCTTTACCACAGAAAGTGGCAATAAAGATcaggaataataaataaaagagaataCAGGCaaaggagtggaggagagagcaggggctttatttttaaaattgttttatttcactaaTTTAACATtcacagagagcaggaggaataAACTGCTGGGTTCCACTGAAATTCCCCTAATCCACCACTAGGTGTCAgtctgcttaaaaaaaaaaataataataaataaacaaaaaagttaaACAGACAATaagcaaatgaataaattaaatacataatattagttgaaaataagaaataatactaattactaataataatgtaaaatgaagTTTCATAAATGATACAAGCAAACTATATTTATAgcaattataattatatatttaaagttaAATGATCATAACGTTATGGTGAAATTACCCCAAaattttgtataaaaaataaatgataataatttgtTACAGAAATTTGCCATAAAATTGccctaaaattaaaaaaggaaaaactaatTAATCTACAAATTCTcttaatcctttgaaacctgaacattcacttgatttcataGCTAGAAGAAGTAAATGACAAGTCAAGCCAATAGTTAAGtcaatttttatttgtataacccaatatcacaaattacaaatttgtgattacaaattacaaatttgcctcaagcGGCCTTACAGCAACACAACATTGTCTGTCCTTAGAGCCTCACATCAGATGAGGAACAACTtcctattaaaaaaaacttgaagaAACCTCAGGAGAGCAACAGAGGAAAGATCGCTctccaggacggacagacgtgcaacaGAACACACATGatacaacacagaaacaggaaaacaacattatAATGGCTTCAGGAGGCATAGAAATAATGAACCTGAGCCATGTGACCACCATCACCAAGTCACCCCCAGAAACTatgcaaataaagaaaaaaaatgtaagaaaaattgaaaaaatgctGGAACTTTACCAGAGAAAAAACACTAATTACCAAACCAAAGCACACCCCCCgacacacaaataataataataaaagtaataataacaataataataataataatagttaccacaaaattaccctAAAAAATTGTAAAAGATAAAGAAATGTATAGGAAAATTACTAGAAATGTATCACAAAATGACCAACCCCccaaaaagtttttaaaaaatcaagtgaaataaagttgaaagataagaaaattaaaagagcactctgtcactgtctttgATGGGGGAGTGAGCTCTGtgtttcttctgtgtgtgcCTTCCCCTTTGACACTGTCTGgtctgttggcctgttttctacTTTTCTGTATAGCAGAAAAGTTGAATCAACATATTGTccacacaaaaattaaaaaagcaaaggTGACCTCTGGGAGGTGCACTGCAAACACACCACAGAGATAAGCAACAAAGATGGagatttaaattaattaaaaaaaaaaaaaaaaaaaaaaaaaaactaaacaaaactgaaacaacagATTCTCACACATCGCTGCTTCCATAACTTCTGTCTACTTTAGTTCACAAAACTCAGCAGAGGATCCAGTCCAATACAAACCGAatccagcatggagaggctgactgaacgtggtctggactctgtggaggagagtcatggtttcagagacgctgtagaaggacagaatacctgctctgtgatccaggtacactcccactctgtAGGCCACAGGACCTGGTATGAAAGTTTCCTCACTGTTGTGTCTGAATTGATAACCTTTAAATGAATTATTTAACGCCCAAGACTTGTCAATGTTTCCAAATAGACTTTCATTCCGTGTTCTGCACACATCCTGATACGCAACTGCTATTGAAACTTCTCccctccactccacctcccagtaacaacgtccagtcagactctctctgctcaggacctgACAGAAGTTAGtgaatctgtctgggtgaccaGAATATGACTGTTGTTCCCTTGAACTTGTTACTTTTCTATTTCCCTTAGACAATGCCAGGTagttgtttgctgtgtttggatccagtgtgatttgACATGAATACCGTAAGAACTCTGCTCTGGTTTTGGGCTCAGGTTGTGGCAGTAAAACATCTGGttcagtcactgtcagtgagatcttaGTCCATTCCTCACTAAGCAGGTCCTGCAGTTTATTTCTGAGCTCTGTcaaagctgcagtcacatcctgaAAGTGGGTTAGATGATGGATATCGGTGCTGGGAAagtgtgtagattcactgagacgTGACAGCGAGGGGTAACTGTGCAGGAAATAgatgtgatcctctgtgtgtgagagctgctccagctcagcgtctttcctcctcagctcagcgatctcctgcttcagcttctcctgaacttcttcagcACGACTCGCTTCCCCTTTCTGCTGCGATCTGATCTGCTtcttcacatcagaccttcttttctcaacCAAACGGATCAGCTGAGTgaagatctcctcactgtcctccactgctttatcagcagagcaattgatggcctccacctcctgctgaagcaccttcacgtctttctctctgtcctggattctctgctggatttttttgcGGTTCTCGCCgagctctttctgcctcttggtcctttctgctgcagctgagactgtgtcatggcctttatgttcatccatggcacagagataacagatacactgctgatcagagcGGCAGAagatcttcatcacctcatcgtgaCAGGAGCAGAGGTTCTCCTGAAGTTTTACAGTGGGttccaccagcttgtgtttctttaactGGACTACTTcgtagtgaggctggaggtgctgctggcAGTAAGagaccagacacaccagacaggacttgagggctttcagtttcctcccagtgcagacatcacaggccacatctccaggtccagcatagcagccatcaggaggagcagcttggagttctgtcttcttcagctcctccactaactctgctaacatggtgtttttcaccaggacaggccTTGGGGTGAAGGTCTCTCTGCACTGTGGGCAGCTGTAGATTCTCCTCTGatcctctccatcccagcagctttgaatacagctcatgcagtagctgtgacCACAGGGAACagtcaccggatccttcagcagatccagacagatggaacagcagAATTTGGACGAGTCCAGCTGAGTTCCTCGCTGTGCCATGTCAGCTCTCAGTGACAGTGAAGGTCTGAGAGTTTGACTTCCCCTCAGCAGATAAAAGTTGAGTTCTGATTCATGCAAAAccagtgtttcatttttttctgttcatttgctGATGTGCAGTGAACGGGCTTGTCATATCTCTCTTCACAGAGTGCTGTTTACACTCATCTTTAAACTGGTAGATGTGTGAAAGGGGGagaaacaatgaaaaagaaCGAAACTGTCTGTGTTTAAGAACAGGAAGAAGGAGGGGGTTCAGGTGTTTCTTCAGTTCCAGGAAGAAAAGCGGTTTCAAACCAACAGGATGTGTTTGCTCTTATATGACAAGTTTAAGTGAAGATTATGacaaataaatcacattttgctcaaaacacaaactaacacaaacatgaacaacCCTGTTTTTACTGAGGTATCTAATGTTAAAGctgaagtgaataaaaaaaaactagtttctctctctttctgtctctcaggaaacagaaaaaactcTGTCTCCTCAACTGAGATCAGCAAGAAAAACTGTCAAGGTATATTCAGATGGTTATTAAACTACTTAACATTACTGTGGAAAAAACTccagaaggaaaaaagaatctgagtcaaacacagtttttgtgttttgggattCGGGACCATGactaaatcaaatcaaataacctttattgtcattgtacaaggaTGCTCCGATTTCTTTGACACCACCACCCTACGTCATGTGGGCGTCAGCGAGCAGCAGAGCGCAACCTGCTGTTTCCTGAGGAAAACAGTAGGGGTTTTTTTAGCAGCTCAGCATGCAAAGCAGATTAATTTTTAGACACggctgtgttttattgtgaaaaggtTCAAAGAGTCCGGGACACGGGAAGgaagtggagaaagagagcggacaagcagaaaataataatgtagAAAATAATGTTACTtcacaatttgtttttcatcagaaCAGTCCAATAAGTGTCTTAAACTAACCCCTAACCTTAAGTTTGATATCGTCCATATCGTTGCCTTTTGAGATTTTAAGATGGTGCATGTTCATATCAAGAGAACgatatgataatgatatattgTTCAGTCCTACTGCTGACTTTAAAATGTCCCAGGTTCAGGGGCGTAGTGGACAGCGGAACGTGGGGGGGTTATGGTCCGTACACCATGAAGAGCCACAAAGCCTACACTGACatcactgacctgcagagaGCCACTGTAGGGAAATGTTTGGGCTCAGGGAATGGAGAGCCCACCAGGAGGACTCTCAAGGCCAGATGGTCCACGGAGACCTGGCCTTCTTCCAGCTTTAGAGCCACCAACATGGTGCAAACTTCGAACACAAAACAAGATGGCGGCATGCGGTATGGCAGGTGCTGTGTAACTGCTTTTCAGGCCCAAAATTCACAGTTCCTCTCTGCGACAGCAATACCATGCAACCTATGGCAACTCCATCAGAATCGATACATTTAATCTGAAGATTATCTTGTGGATTGTGGTGTATATCCTGTCCCTGATTGCCACTTCAGTGCGGCCATGTCTGATCACCCCACAGAACCAACAACTCTGCATGGAGAGGGATAGGCCTACAATTGATCGCAAACATTTAGTGCTACCCTTTCACAGTGGATATACGGGTATGCGTCTGGCTGCTGGACAATTTGCCACATACCTTTATGTCCTAAattgtggaaaagcaaaccggcatggcacaaacaacaacaagatcCCAACTCGCTCTCCCAAACTTTTGCGGAAACTCACGGGATACCTGTTTTTCACAATTCTACTTGCGGGGAACGTGCACGCAAATCCCAGTCCACCTGTGAGGGATGTAGACAGAGACCGATGCCAACTAACAACACATGCCGCGAACTCACCCGCTGTCCCCGGTGGTGCGGTGTCCTGCGTCGGATGTGTGCCTGCTGCTGGTGGAGATCGCCTGGTCATCGAGGTCAACAGACTGGGAAAGTTCTCAGCTGATCCATCGACACGTAAGATTTGCTCTGGGGTCATGTCCCAAGAGGGAAAGGTAAATTCAAAAAGAGCCTCACTGATTTTCACAATGTGCCTGAGGTAGTGACCTTCCTGAATTCAGCATCACAGCACGAGGCATTATTTACACTCAGTCAAGCACCGACTCACTACTTTGCACTGCTTCTTcttgcacacaaacaaccaGTCATGTTGTTGAGATGCTATCATTTCTGTTGTACATACAACCAAATGTACATGTTCTGTCTATACTGTGCTTACCACccttatatatacacacacccccTTTCCATTTCTGCCCACTAATAATgttattatttatctatttttatcaGATTTTTACCTgcattttgtgcaatgacagtAGTCTAGGGACCAcacatgaaaaatttgcaataTAGCTAACTCTGGTACATGATCTGTTCTGTACATGGCCCCTGTCAAATAAGccaataaactaaactaaactaaactaaacatgAACCTGATCTAAATGTAATTTGACAGTCACTACCGTAGGTGCTGCTAATTGCTATCGTGTCTTTTCTAGCCTGTATCCTGAGGAAACAAGTTG encodes:
- the wdr55 gene encoding WD repeat-containing protein 55; its protein translation is MAAPTEHAEVVCAVPEPAETDRTDPQNTADTEPGDPDPDPAPDPDPDSDEDAGEPAAPRVRDTPEDIRLEAIANSVAFHPSARVVACGDVDGDVYAFSYSCTEGETRELWSSGHHRKSCRSVRFSPDGGKLLSVSKDKALHVLDAERGALLTRIHKAHAAPINALLPVDENIVATGDDAGTLKVWDMRKGTSVMDLKHHDDYISDITVDQNKRILLTASGDGTMGVFNLKRRRFELLSEFQSGDLTSVAVMKRGRKVVCGSSEGTVYIFNWNGFGATSDRFALKAESVDCIAPVTDSIMCVASMDGFIRAVSLLPNRVLGCVGQHVGEPIEEIVTSADSRLLASCGHDQLLSFWDVSSLAAMTVSDYRKRKRKGGRLKALSKKALGDDDFFSGLQEEPDKKEAGGDEEDEEEEEESDSDSDSD
- the LOC115376644 gene encoding tripartite motif-containing protein 16-like, producing MAQRGTQLDSSKFCCSICLDLLKDPVTVPCGHSYCMSCIQSCWDGEDQRRIYSCPQCRETFTPRPVLVKNTMLAELVEELKKTELQAAPPDGCYAGPGDVACDVCTGRKLKALKSCLVCLVSYCQQHLQPHYEVVQLKKHKLVEPTVKLQENLCSCHDEVMKIFCRSDQQCICYLCAMDEHKGHDTVSAAAERTKRQKELGENRKKIQQRIQDREKDVKVLQQEVEAINCSADKAVEDSEEIFTQLIRLVEKRRSDVKKQIRSQQKGEASRAEEVQEKLKQEIAELRRKDAELEQLSHTEDHIYFLHSYPSLSRLSESTHFPSTDIHHLTHFQDVTAALTELRNKLQDLLSEEWTKISLTVTEPDVLLPQPEPKTRAEFLRYSCQITLDPNTANNYLALSKGNRKVTSSREQQSYSGHPDRFTNFCQVLSRESLTGRCYWEVEWRGEVSIAVAYQDVCRTRNESLFGGPVAYRVGVYLDHRAGILSFYSVSETMTLLHRVQTTFSQPLHAGFGLYWTGSSAEFCELK